In Desulfofustis limnaeus, the genomic stretch GCCTTGATCGCCCACATATCGCTGATCGGGTTCGAACCCTGGTAGGCGGGCCGGTAGATCGGTCGTTCCGGGCGGGGCCTTTCGGTAAAAGGGATGGCAGTGTAGGACTCGACGGCGTGGGTGAGGATATCGAGAGCGGTGGAGGCAGTGATCATCGGCGGCATGGAAACGGTGTTGAGGGGATCGATGATGCCCAGGGTCGGTTTCAGCAGGCGTGAGGCGATGCCGGTCTTGGCGTGCATCGCCTCCAGATCGAAAATGGCCACGCCGGTTGTCTCGCTGCCGGTGCCGGCAGTGGTGGGGATGGCAAACAGTGGTTTCAGCGGTCCCGGCACCGGCTTACCTCTACCGATCGGCGCGTTGACGTAGTCGAGAAAATCGTCGGGGGGATAGGTCGAATAGAGGTTGGCCGCCTTGGCGGTGTCGATCACCGAACCGCCACCGAGGGCGATAAAGGAATCGACCCGGTTGGCGACGGCGAAATCGATGGCTTGCTTGAACGACGAATCGGTCGGTTCGACCCGAACCTGATCGTAGACAAGATATTCGACCCCTTCATCCTCCAATGTTTTTTTGACCGTGGTGGTCATGGGCAGGGCGGCGATATGCGGGTCGGTAACCAGCATTACTTTTCTCACGCCCAGATCCGTGACATCCATGCCCACTTCGGCAGTGATCCCCTCGCCGAACCTGATGGCTGATGCCGCCATTTCAAAGCCGATTTCCTGTTGCATACGTCGTACCTCGCGTTGTCTGATGGGAACCTTAAAAAATTGCCATTTCGTCCAATCTCATCGTTGCGCAATCGAATTTTATCCTCGGAATATCACATGGAGGCCTGCGGTAAAATTCTCTTGCGCGCCTCGATCTTGAACGAAATTTCGAATTTTTCAAGGCCCCCTGATGATGAAGGAGATGTTCTCGGCTGGGCCGAGTTTCCGAGAGCAGCCTGATGGTTGTTCGAGATTGTAATGATTTCCCGGCGCAACTACCAGAAAAAGCAACGGGCGAACCCTATCCCGCCGCCGATGATACCACAGAGCAAAGAAAACACCAGCTGCCGCAGCGTCGGAGAAGATCCGGTATTATTTGTATGGGAAAATAAAGAAAAAAGACAAGATACGGAGAAAGGAGCGAGCAGCGCTATGGAAATAACGAAACTGGAGCCAAAAGAGCGGCGCGGGTTAGTGGTGGTACTCACCGGCCACGGTAAAGGCAAGACCACTAGTGCCATGGGCATGGTGCTGCGGGCGAGTGGGCATGGCATGCGGGTCTGCATTATTCAATTCATGAAGGGGGATCTCTACTCCGGTGAGTGGGACGGGGTCAAACTGCTTGGTGACCGGGTTGAACTCCATGTGACCGGTAAAGGTTTTTGTGGCATCCAGGGAAATCCCTACCCGTACGACGAGCATCGGCGCAACGCCCAGGACGCCATCGCGCTGGCCCTGGAAAAACTCCGTTCGGACCAGTTCGATCTGATGGTTCTGGACGAGATCAACAATGCCCTGCAGCTCAAACTGGTCGATCTGCAGCAGGTCATGGCCATCCTGGATGCACGCCCGCAGGGGCTGCATCTGGTTCTCACCGGCCGCGACGCCCATCCGGATGTCATTGAACGGGCCGATACCGCCAGCCGGGTCGACGAGATCAAGCATGCCTATCGCCGGGACATCGAACCGCAGCCGGGTATCGACTATTGATCAGAGGGGGCGCGGGCGTCGCTGACTCAGGTAAACCCCATAGAGAACCAGGGCCGAAGCGACGTATTGAGAGGGGGTGAACCGTTCTCCGAGAATGAGAAAACCGAGGATCACCGTAAAGACCGGGATCAGGTTGATATAGGCCGAGGCCTGGCTGGCCGGAATCTGGCTCACGCCGTAATTGTAGAGCAGATAGGCCCCCAGGGTGACGCAGCTGCCCAGGTACAAAACAGCCAGCGCCGGGACAAGATGGAATTCACGCGGCAGATTGATGTCCGGCGAGACAAGGAAGCAGGCGAAAAACAGGGCCCCCACCCAGCATTGCACGGCAGTCAGGAAAAAAGGAGAATAGCGGGCGCTCAAGTGTTTGAGCGACAGGGTATAGCCGGCGGCGGCAACCATGGCCAGAAATTCGTGGAAATTGCCGAGCAGCGGTTGCGGGGCATCGGTGGACGCGTCCGCGGCGAGGCTCAGCCAGCAGGTGCCGGCGATTGCCACCCCGAAGCCGGTCAAGGTCTGCCGGGTCACCTTCTCCTTGAGGAAGGCCATGGCGCCGAAGGCAACCAAGAGTGGCAGCATGGCAGTGATCATCCCGGCCTGGGAAGCGCTGGTCAACTGCAGGGCTTTGGCTTCGAAGATGAAATAGATGCAGGGTTCGCAGATGGCCATGAACAGAAGGTACTTGGCGTCGCCCCGGCGATAGGTGAAATTGCGGAGTTGCGGGACGAGAAAGGCGAAACAGAAGCTGCCCACCAGCATACGGCCCCAGATCACCAGCATTGGGTCGTACCCTTTGAAGGCGAGTTTGAGGGCGATGAAGGAGCTTGCCCAGAGCACCATGGCACTGGTGAGACAGAGCACGGGGAGCCAGCGGGCTCGTTGTTGCGGAGACACGTTCTATTCCTGTCGGTGGTGCGGCCACCGGTTGTGCCCGTTGACACGATGACCCGGGCAAAGCCGAGCAACATAGCACGGCGTGAAACGAATTGCTATTGCTGTTGGCAGATACCGTGAGGTATTTGCGATCAACGTGCCTTTGTTGCCGGCACGCGCTGGTCGACCTCCTCGAGCGGTCGGCCAGCGCAGGGTTGATGGTAACTGCCGGCTATTTGTCGATGTTCTCTTGGGGAACTGGAACCGGATCACCCTGGTGGCTCAGGTAGAGTGGACCGAATCCGCCGGTGATCAGGCGATCCTGATGAAAGGTGCAGATTTTGTAGAAATAGCCGTCGTTGCCCTGAGCCAAAGCGGCCGCGGCGATATGCCGGGAGGCAACCGGGCTGTCGCCGCCACTGACCCGGTCTATCCACCAATCCTTGTCGACGATGTTGATTCGGTGGATTGGTGGCCAGCCGGCGTTGCCCAACACTTTTTCCATCTCGGAGAGCAGGGCCTTGTCGACCATCTTGGGTACGGGCAGGGTGACCGCCTGGGCGACACCGGCGGCGATGGATTCGTGCAACTTGGCGTACGCGCCGAAATGGCCGCCTTCAATGATGAACTGGCCTTCAGCATAGGTTGTACCATAGTATTGGATAATGAAATGAACCGTGTGTGATCCGGGGGCCAGCTGTCCCAGATGATAAGTCAGTTCGTTGGGGCCCTGGCGCATGGTGGCCGTGCTCTTTCCGTACTCGACAGCTGGATTGCGGTAGGCCGTCATGGCGTCGGGGGCCGGGGCCACGTCGAAAAGCAGATTCTGCCCGGTGAGCAGAGCAGGATCTCGGACGGTAACCAGTTGGGCATGTATCTTTTTGCCGTCCATGGTGACATCAACGCGGATCTGCGCTTCCCGGTCGTTGTTGTAAATGGCTGCCCATGGTTGGGTGGCGCGGATCAGGCCATAGATGTAGTCTCCGGCCTGGAAATGGTCGCGCAGTCCGGAGGGGGCGGCCGGGTCGATTGGGGCGGTCGAGAACACGATGTCCCCGAGACTGGCCGCTGCTGCGGCTGATTTTTGTTGATAATCAGCATAGATTGCCTGGAAATTGTCCCGGTAGTTGTTCAGTTGACGAACGGTGGCTTCCGCCTCGGGGCAACTTTGCTGGTTGTACGAAGAGGAGTGGTAGTGGCCGAGTGTGGTCGTCGATTCGTCAAAGGCTGCTTTCCATCGTGCCATCTGCGCCTCGTCTTCCGTCGGATAGACATGTAGGGCCCGCTCTCCCTGGGTGAACGTCCGCAGCCTGGCATTCCAATCTTCACAAGAGACTTCGGCGCCGGTGGCTGCGAGGTCGGCCGACGGTTGGTCGGCCGCCGGCGTAGAGGAGACGGTCAGGCTTGCAGCCAATTGCTCATAGCGTCGATAAACCGGCGCCACCTCAGGATGGTCAGGTGAGAACTGGCCGGCGTAACCCTTGTCGATCTCTTCTTTCAGCATTCGTGCGCTTTCCAGACGATTATGGGTGCTGTTGGTGGGTTTCCCGCCGTTGTCAATGAAGGATCGTTCCGCTTTGTCCAGTTCCGTGGAGATCTTCTTCAGGCGGCTGACGACCCCACCCGGCAACTTTGCTGAAGGAGGTGCCACTGCCGACTGGTTGGCGACTTCTGGTTGTCCTTCGCTTCGTTGCTGCGGAGCGGGGGTGTGTGGTGGCTGTTCCTTTTCGAGTACACCGACGTCTTCGCCGAGCTTACGCGCCCCGGTGGACAGTTCTTCTCCGATTTTGCCGGCACCGTCGGCAAGTTCACCACCAATCTTTTTTGCGGTATCACCCAACTGGTCGAGAAAGCCGGCAGCCTGACAAACGGAGGTTCCGGACAGTGCAACAGCGATGCACACGATAAGCGACATACACGATAGAAACAACGAGCGACGAATGGTCACGGCACGTTCCTCCTGTTGAGGCTGGTGATGCTTGCAAGTAGGTGGGATAAGGACTACGTTCTCTTCTCGAGCACGAGTATACCTAATGGAATAACAAATACCTAGACAATTGATGCTGCCAGTCGGTTTTTCTCGGCAGGTGAAAAAGCGAGCCGGGGAGTGGCGGTGGCGACGAGTCAGTAGCGCCCATGAACGGGTGCGACATATCGGGCAGGTAGCCAACCGTTCGCCTGTACCGGTACGGGACCCTTATCAACGAAATAAAATGAATTAATAAAAAGGGTTGTAGATACGGAACTGATCGACTAGGTTTGGCTCGGGAATCCGGTTCGCACGGGAGACCTCCTGGGCCGGGTTTGGGAAGAATACAAGATTGTTAACCTTATCAAGGGGGTGTCATGGAATTGCTTAACTGGCTAAGCGGTCTCGTTTGGGGTCCGCCGATGCTGATTCTGCTGGTGGGAACGGGAATATTCCTAACCATACGATTGCGCGGGTTGCAATTCACCAAGCTCATTTATTCCCATAAGTTGATTTTCACCAAGGACAAAACCAGTGAGGGAGACATCTCTCACTATCAGGCACTGACCACCGCGCTTGCCGCGACCATCGGTACCGGTAACATCGCCGGTGTGGCCACCGCGATCTTTCTCGGTGGGCCGGGTGCGGTTTTCTGGATGTGGATGACCGGTCTGGTGGGAATGGCCACCAAGTACTCCGAAGCCATCCTGGCAGTCAAGTATCGGGTTACCGATAATCGCGGCGAAATGTGCGGCGGGCCGATGTATTACATCGAACGGGGACTCGGCTGGAAGTGGCTGGGCGTCTTGTTTGCTATTTTTGGGGCGGTTGCGGCGTTTGGTATCGGCAATATGGTACAGTCCAACTCCGTCGCCGATGCGGTCAGAACCAGTTTTTCCATCTCTCCGACGGTAACCGGCGTGGTCCTCGCCGTCTTGACGGCCCTGGTCGTGTTGGGCGGTATCAAGTCGATCGGCCGGGTAACCGCTTTCCTCGTGCCGTTCATGGCCTTGATCTACACCGTTGGCGGTCTGGTCATTATCATTATCAATTTTGCCGAAGTACCGGCTGCTCTTTCTTCCATCTTTACGGCAGCTTTTGGTGGTGAGGCCGCCTTTGGCGGTGCGGTCGGAGCCGCCATTCGCTACGGTGTTGCCAGAGGTGTCTTTTCCAACGAGGCCGGTCTCGGCAGTGCGCCAATCGCCGCCGCCGCTGCCCGGACCGATTATCCCGGCCGGCAGGCCATGGTCAGCATGACGCAGACCTTCATCGACACCATTGTCGTCTGTTCGATCACCGCACTGGCCATTCTGACCAGCGGCGCAATCGCCACTGGGGAGACTGGAGCGGCCCTGACCACTGCCGCTTTCAATGAAGGGCTGCCAGGTCAAGGAGGTATCATCGTGGCGATAGGGATAATCCTGTTTGCCTATTCGACGATCCTTGGTTGGTGCTATTACGGCGAAAAATGCATGGAGTACCTGTTCTCCGAAAAGGCCGTAATCTTTTATCGTGTTGCTTTTGTTCTGTTCGTCTTCGTCGGGGCCGTGGCCAAGCTCGACTTTGTCTGGACGTTTTCCGATGTGATGAATGGCCTGATGGCTGTCCCGAACCTTATCGGGCTGCTGGCATTGAGCGGGGTTGTGGTTGCAGAGACCAAACTGTTTCTCGACAAGACCCGGGGAGAGCGATAGACTTCCCGGTAACTCCGGATTTCCGTGTTCTTCCCGCTGCCGTTGCCCCGATTCGTCGACGAATCGGGGCAACGGCGGATCCTCACCCTCCCGTCTTCTGGAATTTTCAGTGCCATTTTTCACAAGAATTGATCCGGCGATCCGGTGACTGGCTTGGCTGTCAGGTGATTGTCGGATCTCCAGGCCGTTAACTGTGGAAGGGAACCGTGAAAATTGCCATTTCACCAGATCTCATCGTTGTGCAAGCACATTGTGTCCTGGCAATCTCATGTCTATGCCTGCGGTAAAATTCTCGTGCGCGACTCGATCTTGAACGTACTTTCGAATGTTTCAATCTCCCCGACAATCACTAGAAAAATATAAGGTCCCGCAGCTGGTTTTTCCTGGGGCCGGGACTCGTGATGCGGACGCGGGATGATTGCATCAGAAGCTGCGAAATGGTATCTATATGATTGGGGAAAGTGGGAGAAATGGCCGAAATGGTGGTGTTCCCGAACGGGTCTCTGGTGGGGACCATAGCTGAGGGGAGAAAGATGAAGCGAGAGATGAGCGGTGTCCGACACGTCCTGGCGGCGATGGCGGCCGTTTTATCGATGCTACTGCTGTTAATCGGATGTGACGGCCGCACGGGAACTGATTTGCCCGTTTTGGGGCAGGTCGACCGGGATTTCCTCTTTCATGATCAAGCCAACCAGCCGGTGACTCCGGCCCTGTTTGCCGGCAAGGTATATGTGACCGATTTCTTTTTTACCTCCTGCCCGTCCATTTGTCCCATCATGAAACGGCAGATGGTCCGGGTCTATGAGGTTTTCAGGGACGATCCGGATGTTCTTCTCCTGTCGCACAGCATAGATCCCGAGCATGACACGGTCGAGGTGTTGCGCAACTATGCCGACGGGCTTGGCATAGAGACGGATAAATGGCACCTGGTGACGGGGGATCAGGAACAGATCTTTGCCATGGCCAAACACTATATGCTTGCCGCCATGAAGCACGACGAGGCGCCTGGCGGTTATCTGCACAGCGGTTCGTTTGTCCTTGTCGACAACCAGGGACGCATCCGGGGGTACTATGACGGTACGGATACGAAAGAGGTTGATCAACTCATTGATGATCTTAAAGGCCTGCTGCGCCGCCTGCGCTAGCTGGCTGGTACCGGTGCTCGGGTGGTCTGTCCTGGCGCCGGCCGTTGCCGACGTTTACGCTGCAGAAGAGGCCGCGGTCGAGGCCGTTGCGGGCCAAGCCGTCTATATCGCGCACTGTGCACCGTGTCACGGAGACAATGGCGAAGGCTTCCGGAGAGTTTATCCTCCGCTCGCCGACAGCCGTTTCTTTACGACTGACCTCAATCGTCTGCCCTGCGTCATCCGTTACGGATTGCGGGGAGAGATAGAGGTCGGCGGTGTCGTCTTCGACCAGCAGATGCCCGGTAATAGCCGCTTGACCAACGAGGACATGTTGGTGCTCATCGGCTATCTACAGCAGCGCTGGGGCGAGGTGGAACAGCTGGTGGATGTGGAGGAATGGTTGAGAACATGCCGGTGACACACCTGAAAAATTGTTTTCCGACAGCCCTGCTTCTGGTAGTGAGTGCCGTACTCTTGGTCCTGATGGTTGGATGCCAGACGCGAGGTGAAAAGGAAAACCGGCTGCTGGCTGAAGAAGTGATGGCGATTCATGATGAGGCCATGGCCAAGATGACCCTGATCCACGAGCTGAAATTGCAGCTTGAGGAACTTGCCCAGACCAACGGCAATGAAGAGATAGAACAGGGGATCATTGCTCTTCAGCAGGCCCATCAAGGGATGATGACCTGGATGCGAGCCTATCGGCAGCCAATCAAAGAAGAGCTGGACAAGGTGCAAACACGGCAGTACCTGCTTGCGGAAAAAGAAAAGATTGTGCGGGTCCAGGTGGCTATTGAAGCTGCCATCGACCGTGCGCAACAGCTCTTGTCAAGACAGTGATCAATCCTGCTGCGGGGCGAATGGTCACCACCGCGAGGAGAAAATGATCTCAGGAACTACTCGTGACATCAGGGGAGCGTGAAAAATTCGAAAGTACGTTCAAGAACGAGGCGCGCACGAATTTTTTACCGCAGGCAGATATGCTATGTCGAGGATACAATGTGATTGCGCAACGATGCGATTGGACGAAGTGGCAATTTTTCAAGGTTCCCATCAGTGGGCAACAGGTTCATGGCAATGAAGTGAATCGCGACATCTGAACGTTGTGCCAGTGAATCTGCGTGTCGTCACCTATGGTCGAACAGCGATTTCAGCACGATACTATTGTCGATAAAGAATCTTGTGTCAGGTTCGCCCCTTTCGCCGTTCTTGCGCTCACGAAAGAGGCAACGGTGGCGGGCGTCAACCCGGCCGGTGAACGGTTTGCCGGGCAGTCGGCGGAAACGCTGGTGGGGCGGCGGTTCGGTGAGGTGTTCTCGTGCACTAATGCCAAGATAAGCGGGGAGTGCGGGGCGAGAGAGGCGTGCCGGGACTGCCCGATGCGCGCCGCGATCAAACAGGTGCTGAATTCGGGCGCTCCACTGCATGATCGGGAAATCCGCCTGGACAACGATTCATCGGGAGGTCGCTCCAGATTCTATCTTGCTTCCGTCCTTCCCTCCTCCGTGGCGGGAGGTGAAGAACAGGTGCTAGCCGTCCTCAGCGACATAACGGAACGTAAGTTGATCGAATCCGCGCTGCGGGAGAGCGAGGAACGCTATCGGTTGCTGTCCGACGTGACCATGGAGGGCATCCTCATCCATAGGGAAGGCACCTTGCTGGATGCCAATGTCGCCCTGGCTCGCATGTTCGGTTACCAGCCGGGCGAGTTGCGGGGGCGCAATGTTATCGCCGAGGCGGTCCACGAGGAAGACCGTCCGCTCGTGCTGGCCAGGGTTGGCAAAGAATCCACCGAACCTTATGTGGTTCGCTGTTATCGCAAAAACGGCGATCTGTTTTACGCCGAATTCGAGGCTCGTAATATGGTCATTCGCGATGAAACAATGCGGGTGGTAGCGGTTCGCGATGTCACCGAGCGTCGTCTTGCCGAACAGGCGCGCGAGCGTTTGCTGGAACAATTGCACCAGGCCCAGAAGATGGAGTCGCTGGGAAGTCTGGCCGGTGGGGAGGCTCATGACTTCAATAACCTGCTCCAGGCCATGAGCGGCAACATCCACATGCTTTTGAGAAACAGGGACGATGACAACCTAACCGAAAAGCGACTGCACGTGGTGGCCGGAGCAATCGATCGTGCCGCCTATCTGGTCAGGCAGCTCCTACTGTTCAGTCGTAAAGCAGAATTACGTCGGCAGCCGGTCGATATTCGGCAAAGCATCGGGAGTGCTGTGGCCATGCTTGAGCGAACCATCCCGCGTATGGTCTCTTTCGAGCTTCGTCTTGATTCTGAGCTGCCGCTCATTCATGCCGATCCGATTCAAGTCGAACAAGTCCTGCTGAATCTGGCAACGAACGCTGTGGATGCCATGGCCGGCTGCGGCACCTTGACTGTCACCGCCGACAGCGTCGAGTTTTCCGATGAGCAGGCAGAAGGACACGGATTGCGGGCGGGCCACTTCGTGGTGTTGAGCATCGCCGACACGGGACAGGGCATGGATCGGGCAACCCGGGAACAGATGTTCGATCCCTTTTTCACCACGAAAGAGCCTGGCAAAGGGACCGGGCTGGGGCTGGCTTCGGTTTATGGTGTGGTCACTGGTCACGAGGGTGCCATCACCTGTAACAGCAGCCCTGGTGAGGGAACGACATTTACCATCTATTGGCCGGTGTCAGCCGAGCAACAAGTAATACCCGTTCAATTACCGGCACTTGAGCGGCAGGGTACGGGGAGCGAAACCGTACTGGTGGTCGACGATGAAGCGCAAATCAGGGATTTGACGCGCGAGGTGCTGATCGACTTTAACTATCAGGTGGTGTTGACGGCGAGTGGCGAGGAGGCCTTGCAGGTGTTCGCCAAGCAGCCCGGGTCGGTGGACTTGGTTATTCTCGACATGAACATGCCCGGCATGGGCGGCTATCGTTGTCTGCAGGAACTGCGGCTGTTGGATCCAAGCGTGCCGGTGCTCATATCCAGTGGATACGCAGGCAGCGGGCCGGTCCAGGAAGCGCTGCAGGCCGGTGCCAGCGG encodes the following:
- a CDS encoding hydroxyacid-oxoacid transhydrogenase, with the protein product MQQEIGFEMAASAIRFGEGITAEVGMDVTDLGVRKVMLVTDPHIAALPMTTTVKKTLEDEGVEYLVYDQVRVEPTDSSFKQAIDFAVANRVDSFIALGGGSVIDTAKAANLYSTYPPDDFLDYVNAPIGRGKPVPGPLKPLFAIPTTAGTGSETTGVAIFDLEAMHAKTGIASRLLKPTLGIIDPLNTVSMPPMITASTALDILTHAVESYTAIPFTERPRPERPIYRPAYQGSNPISDMWAIKAMEIMAAHFATAVEQPHDLHARGMMALAAAFAGVGFGNAGVSLPHGMSYPVSGMVRDYIAPDYQSDHPLIPHGISVALNAPAVFRFTGPAAPRRHLEAAAALGADISGAKEADAGELLADTMIGYFKRFHIPNGLKAVGFSETDIPRLVEGTLPQHRVTKLSPRPAGPEELAALFRDAMQYW
- a CDS encoding cob(I)yrinic acid a,c-diamide adenosyltransferase, with product MEITKLEPKERRGLVVVLTGHGKGKTTSAMGMVLRASGHGMRVCIIQFMKGDLYSGEWDGVKLLGDRVELHVTGKGFCGIQGNPYPYDEHRRNAQDAIALALEKLRSDQFDLMVLDEINNALQLKLVDLQQVMAILDARPQGLHLVLTGRDAHPDVIERADTASRVDEIKHAYRRDIEPQPGIDY
- a CDS encoding DMT family transporter, translated to MSPQQRARWLPVLCLTSAMVLWASSFIALKLAFKGYDPMLVIWGRMLVGSFCFAFLVPQLRNFTYRRGDAKYLLFMAICEPCIYFIFEAKALQLTSASQAGMITAMLPLLVAFGAMAFLKEKVTRQTLTGFGVAIAGTCWLSLAADASTDAPQPLLGNFHEFLAMVAAAGYTLSLKHLSARYSPFFLTAVQCWVGALFFACFLVSPDINLPREFHLVPALAVLYLGSCVTLGAYLLYNYGVSQIPASQASAYINLIPVFTVILGFLILGERFTPSQYVASALVLYGVYLSQRRPRPL
- a CDS encoding alanine/glycine:cation symporter family protein, translating into MELLNWLSGLVWGPPMLILLVGTGIFLTIRLRGLQFTKLIYSHKLIFTKDKTSEGDISHYQALTTALAATIGTGNIAGVATAIFLGGPGAVFWMWMTGLVGMATKYSEAILAVKYRVTDNRGEMCGGPMYYIERGLGWKWLGVLFAIFGAVAAFGIGNMVQSNSVADAVRTSFSISPTVTGVVLAVLTALVVLGGIKSIGRVTAFLVPFMALIYTVGGLVIIIINFAEVPAALSSIFTAAFGGEAAFGGAVGAAIRYGVARGVFSNEAGLGSAPIAAAAARTDYPGRQAMVSMTQTFIDTIVVCSITALAILTSGAIATGETGAALTTAAFNEGLPGQGGIIVAIGIILFAYSTILGWCYYGEKCMEYLFSEKAVIFYRVAFVLFVFVGAVAKLDFVWTFSDVMNGLMAVPNLIGLLALSGVVVAETKLFLDKTRGER
- a CDS encoding SCO family protein, coding for MAEMVVFPNGSLVGTIAEGRKMKREMSGVRHVLAAMAAVLSMLLLLIGCDGRTGTDLPVLGQVDRDFLFHDQANQPVTPALFAGKVYVTDFFFTSCPSICPIMKRQMVRVYEVFRDDPDVLLLSHSIDPEHDTVEVLRNYADGLGIETDKWHLVTGDQEQIFAMAKHYMLAAMKHDEAPGGYLHSGSFVLVDNQGRIRGYYDGTDTKEVDQLIDDLKGLLRRLR
- a CDS encoding c-type cytochrome, with translation MILKACCAACASWLVPVLGWSVLAPAVADVYAAEEAAVEAVAGQAVYIAHCAPCHGDNGEGFRRVYPPLADSRFFTTDLNRLPCVIRYGLRGEIEVGGVVFDQQMPGNSRLTNEDMLVLIGYLQQRWGEVEQLVDVEEWLRTCR
- a CDS encoding hybrid sensor histidine kinase/response regulator, with amino-acid sequence MSSPMVEQRFQHDTIVDKESCVRFAPFAVLALTKEATVAGVNPAGERFAGQSAETLVGRRFGEVFSCTNAKISGECGAREACRDCPMRAAIKQVLNSGAPLHDREIRLDNDSSGGRSRFYLASVLPSSVAGGEEQVLAVLSDITERKLIESALRESEERYRLLSDVTMEGILIHREGTLLDANVALARMFGYQPGELRGRNVIAEAVHEEDRPLVLARVGKESTEPYVVRCYRKNGDLFYAEFEARNMVIRDETMRVVAVRDVTERRLAEQARERLLEQLHQAQKMESLGSLAGGEAHDFNNLLQAMSGNIHMLLRNRDDDNLTEKRLHVVAGAIDRAAYLVRQLLLFSRKAELRRQPVDIRQSIGSAVAMLERTIPRMVSFELRLDSELPLIHADPIQVEQVLLNLATNAVDAMAGCGTLTVTADSVEFSDEQAEGHGLRAGHFVVLSIADTGQGMDRATREQMFDPFFTTKEPGKGTGLGLASVYGVVTGHEGAITCNSSPGEGTTFTIYWPVSAEQQVIPVQLPALERQGTGSETVLVVDDEAQIRDLTREVLIDFNYQVVLTASGEEALQVFAKQPGSVDLVILDMNMPGMGGYRCLQELRLLDPSVPVLISSGYAGSGPVQEALQAGASGFIAKPYLLTELLSVVRSLLDGSPSRHVA